A DNA window from Zonotrichia albicollis isolate bZonAlb1 chromosome 2, bZonAlb1.hap1, whole genome shotgun sequence contains the following coding sequences:
- the LOC141728268 gene encoding uncharacterized protein LOC141728268, giving the protein MRTRGGGGSSAEGEPQPRPGPPPPGGSEGGDGGGGGAPGGPGRLGGEPARPPPPASVPHAGTRGSRRRQRPRGCPGVPPALAPPVVILCFDTPPQLKPGDKPGTHTRGERPSPPPPAGSAAFPGAGRARGARGRPPCPARSDPRPARPNSSGPRRAPRGALRRPGRGRSSRAAARTDSPGGAAGARPTPPPLPRCGAGGSAQSAPRGAGAGRAVNQHKRALSHLAGARHPRATAPRLFSLQRARPTRVPVSRPCPPPPLADDATRLHVLPLPRPAPVFLRLAGHPAAD; this is encoded by the coding sequence ATGCGGActcgcggcggcggcgggagcagcGCCGAGGGGGAGCCACAGCCGCGCCCGGGGCCGCCGCCACCGGGCGGGAGCGAGGGAGGGGACGGCGGGGGAGGGGGCGCACCGGGAGGGCCGGGGCGGCTGGGGGGCGAACCGGCGCGCCCTCCCCCACCTGCGTCGGTTCCGCACGCCGGGACGCGCGGCTCGAGGAGGCGCCAACGCCCCCGGGGATGCCCCGGGGTGCCGCCAGCCCTCGCCCCGCCTGTGGTTATATTGTGCTTTGACACCCCCCCGCAACTGAAACCCGGTGACAAAccaggcacacacacacgcgGAGAGCGGccctcccctcccccgcccGCGGGCAGCGCCGCGTTCCCCGGTGCCGGCCGAGCGCGCGGTGCCCGCGGCCGCCCTCCGTGCCCCGCACGCTCGGAcccgcgcccggcccggccaAACTCGAGCGGCCCGCGCAGGGCCCCGCGGGGCGCGCTCCGGCGCCCGGGACGCGGCCGCTCGTCCCGCGCAGCGGCGCGCACGGACAGCCCGGGCGGCGCTGCGGGAGCGCGCCCCACGCCGCCACCGCTGCCCCGGtgcggggcgggcggcagtgccCAGTCAGCGCCCCGGGGCGCGGGGGCCGGGCGGGCTGTGAATCAGCACAAACGGGCTTTATCGCATCTCGCTGGGGCTCGACACCCGCGGGCGACAGCGCCGCGACTCTTTAGCCTCCAGCGCGCCCGTCCCAcgcgtgtccccgtgtcccgcCCGTGTCCCCCCCCACCCCTGGCGGATGATGCAACGCGGCTCCATGTGCTTCCCCTCCCCCGCCCGGCTCCGGTTTTTTTGCGCCTGGCGGGTCACCCGGCGGCTGATTGA